In Epinephelus lanceolatus isolate andai-2023 chromosome 7, ASM4190304v1, whole genome shotgun sequence, the genomic stretch ACCTACTttaatttacttatttacttcCCTCCTAACAATAGTTGTctgttgtttgcttgttttctcaCAGTTTATCTTTTAAAACTCGCTCTTCCGTGCCACATTAAAGTAATGCCATCTGAATGACAGTGATCACAGTTTGCCTGTCTCTCACTCTCCCATACACAATGCCATGTAGAAGTGTTCAATTAAAGAGCTATCTATTTGCCCCTCCTGCCATCTGTGTTTACTGTAATGGTACCAACCACAGTCTGTCTGCTTCCattgtgcgtgtctgtgtggaTGCACGCATGCAAGCGTGTAatggcacacatgcacacagttgcattgtttgtttatggatttgcttttttcccccgtcctcttccagcacagacagctcCCCCACTATCACTTTCTTGTTCCCGTGTCTCCCCAGAAGGAAGTCTATGAGTGCGCgcatgtgtgtccgtgtgtgtcaAGCATAGAGGTGCCTCTGGCCTTTGTTTGCTTGACATTGGTGGCCCTTGTACCCCCATGATGCTGCGGGACAAAGACTGTTGTCTCTGCAGTCACAAAAGCAGCCTCTCTCTCGCTTTCACTTTGTCTCTCCTCTCCGTCCTCCCCCTTTTCTCACACTCTCCATGCTGGGTGGTGAATGGAGTCAGGGTGCGAGCTGGGGTCAGAGCAGACACATCCCCATGCCCTTGGCCCTTTGGCATCCATTCAAACAGCACATGACTATCAGGGAGAATGCACAGCTTTACCAAGGGAATGAAAGTGTTAACAGCTGCAGCTTGGTCCACACTGCCAAAGTTAAATgaacacattttctttaaaaggttGGTCCAGATTTTAAAATAAACCTAACTTACCTCTGGTTGTTATCTTGGTATGTAGATAGCTTCAGCTTTATGTGCCCAAGTTTTGAGATATCCATCTCTAAGATTTCTGCCTCCACCCCGATTCAATGGAATATCGTGTGGTGCTCACACCATTAAAAATGACAGAGTTCTTTCTCTGAATAATCCAACTCATTGTACTCTTTCATGGGAATTACTTTCAACCAAAGAAGCAGTCACTATGGAAACTGTTGACACAGAGTTTTGTGACTTATCCAGCATGACAGaaaaattgattaattgatttggggacagacagaaaattaatcactGCAAATTTTGATTAATCAtacattttcaaccagctctttggctgttggttggacaaaacaaagatGCTGACTTGGGCTCTGAGAAACTATAGCAGACATCTAACCAGTGAAAACAATTGGAGGTCGATAGTACTGTGTGAAAAAGGCTGTGGCACACTCTTTTTAGTGGTATCTGAAACTATAtaacctaaggcatccattggtaccaactaTTTCGGCATAGTTTGTCAGAAATTGGgctaaataacaataataattttgGCCAAGAAACAACTGGCATGGACATTTTCAAAGTGGTCCCTTGAAcactcacctcaagatatctgaataaaaatggtttctgtgggtacccacaagtctcccctaaacttgagaaggctCAGTCAATGTACTCTTTAAATTTGAAACATATACAGATACATGACACAGTAAAACAGgattgtggaactcaaaatgttaatggCACCGatattagtctatgcacatcagatctttgcaaaataaaacaccaaagtatatcagtatgtgattcATCAACTCTCCGTATTGATTTAGTTAGATTTTTAATTAGCTTAAATACTTCAACAGTATGAGTTAATCCCTGGAATTTAGTTATGGTTCTGGTGCGCCACCCAAGACTTTCAATGGCGCCATCTGGCCTCCCGTATGAAAAATTTCGGAATTGGGGTGGAGGCAAATATCTCATTGACGGACATGTCAAAACCAGGGCAAATGCAACCGAAACTATAGCTATCCCCAGAGCTAGGTGAGTCATTTTAATTCCTTGGATGAGCTGACCCTTTTACAGATTGCAGCACATGTTCATAATTACCCTAACtgagtggaaagagttttaaaaaaaagagatattCCTCCTTTACAAGAAAGCACCAACCCTGCATTCTAATTTGTGCATTGGAACGGAGTCTGTCTGTCATATTGCATCAGCTAATTATGTGCCCTGACTTTCATGGTGCTGTGTCCTGACGAACAGGTTGCTATGACTGCTGTATGCGCTGTTTGGGTGGGGTGCCGTACTGCTCCCTGGTCGccacactgctgtgtttctctgGCATTGCCCTCTTCTGCGGTTGTGGGCACCAGgcactcacagagacagagagactcaTCGAGACGTACTTTGCCCGTAACCTTCAGGACTACATCACACTCGCCTACATGTAAGTGGTAAATTTAAGCATCATTAGAGAGACATTTTTATAACCTTGTCATGGGATTTCTCAGGATGTAGTCTATTTAGAAGGTTTAGGTTTTTTGTAACCCTgagttttctttttcctttttcttctcaGCATCCAGTATTTCCAGTATGTCATCTATGGTTTGGCctcctttttcttcctctaCTGCATCGTGTTGTTGGCTGAGGGCTTCTACACCACAAGCGCTGCCAAGCAAACCTTTGGAGAGTTCAGGAGCACCATGTGTGGCCGCTGCCTCAGCTCCTCGGTGAGAGGGCCCAGAGTGGGACAAGTAAAGGGGATTGGAGAGATTGGATGGGATTAATACACATATCACTCCCTGGTGGGTGCTGAGCCGAAAATCTTAAGGCTGCTAAAAAACCTTTGGGGACATGCAAAGATAAgcatacagtgtgtgtttgagtggttggggaaaaaaggctgagtggttggaagaagaggaggagaacagagagTGAGATAATAAGTACAGCTAATCAGGAAAAAGTAAATGTGGTCACTAAGTGAGTCACTGCTCATAAAAACACTCTCTTAGATTATGTGAGTTTATTATGATGATGAGCCCTAATGTTTATTCTGCTCCCTCTTGTACAGTTTATAGTGATGACATACGTACTAGCTGTGCTGTGGCTGTTGGTGTTTGCCTTCTCGGCCCTGCCTGTGTACTTCTTCTACAACATGGACGCCACCTGCCACACCATTGATGTTCTGACTGAGACCCCAGCGAGcatcaaccagctctgtgttgaTGCGAGGCAATACGGTAATGAGACATCTTTTAATGGCAACGTATAAGAGTTGTACCAACACATCCCATTAAAAGACCAATACCAATAATGAGCTGTTCCTATTAACAGCCTGTACAGCCAAAGTACACTGGATATTATTGTCCAGAAACTATTAACAAGACAAAGAGTCTACAGCATACAGCTTACTCTGCCTTACTCtttctctgattggcttaccctaaCATCCTTACCCTAACTCTAACCAGTCCCattcctcttgcctaaacctaactcaTCCAACCAATAAAGGCAACGAGCACTAGCCAATCATAGGgagagtagggcaggtcattCCTTCGCTATCCTACAATTTGCGAATTTGCGTACGTGGGCGCAGATGCTAACATGCAGGTATAATGTTAGCCATGTTTGCCATCTTGATGTAGTGCGACCTTCTCTATCTTGGTCTGCTCGCTATCCCCAAACATGACACAGGGGTCGGGACGGATGGAGCATTCAGAGTAACGTTAGTTTATTGTGCAACAACGGGACATACCGGTACACAGCCCCAGTTGCTCAGGATGAATGGAAAGCTGGTCAGATGTTTGCCCCtactcaaaataatgagcaaGATTCCATATTAGTAGACTAGTTGATCTTTTATGTCTCCGAGCTTGTTAGCAGCTAACCAAAATGCTAACGTTACTTGTTCCCATGCAGACCAacttaaggcccatttatgctcaatgttaaatacggatccggatccagacggagccttctgtccgtgctccgcgttcatttcgtccgtatttctgcacgtttccatataGCTTActgatacgggccaaacggagcagtacttctggaaaccgtgggggcagtgttgctgtcactacctgatacatagctctagtgagacacaaagaagaaataacaatggcgGAACTTTTTCAccttaaacgctgaaaataaaagagggagacaggtttttcctattttatcttattttgttatatttctccctctcccctcgctggaagcctccgacctcccgcctcccgcctctgccttgattaaacactgaaaataaaataaaagagggagacaggtttttcctatttcatcttattttgttatatttcttcctctcccctctctgggagcgtCCGACCTCCCACCGCCCGCtcctgtctcaaacacggaggcctCCCTCTCCACGGAGCCCGCACTCccggccccgcac encodes the following:
- the plp1a gene encoding proteolipid protein 1a isoform X1 translates to MGCYDCCMRCLGGVPYCSLVATLLCFSGIALFCGCGHQALTETERLIETYFARNLQDYITLAYIIQYFQYVIYGLASFFFLYCIVLLAEGFYTTSAAKQTFGEFRSTMCGRCLSSSFIVMTYVLAVLWLLVFAFSALPVYFFYNMDATCHTIDVLTETPASINQLCVDARQYGLLPWNAVPGKACGMTLSTICQTREYRMTYDLYIAAFAGAGITLLALVHCSLHLAVNQVYLRKLRHRAKEERGYDLFGRLQRDRGGPLCSPYPANASDIS
- the plp1a gene encoding proteolipid protein 1a isoform X2, which codes for MGCYDCCMRCLGGVPYCSLVATLLCFSGIALFCGCGHQALTETERLIETYFARNLQDYITLAYIIQYFQYVIYGLASFFFLYCIVLLAEGFYTTSAAKQTFGEFRSTMCGRCLSSSFIVMTYVLAVLWLLVFAFSALPVYFFYNMDATCHTIDVLTETPASINQLCVDARQYGLLPWNAVPGKACGMTLSTICQTREYRMTYDLYIAAFAGAGITLLALLTYTVSTTYNFAVLRYLGRKGMGARC